A single region of the Lasioglossum baleicum unplaced genomic scaffold, iyLasBale1 scaffold2461, whole genome shotgun sequence genome encodes:
- the LOC143221479 gene encoding small ribosomal subunit protein bS6m-like: protein MPTYEMPLLLRLSNKPEYVTALKNVANSIFETGGFIRKIENWGTRALPCKTNAHGKIHTEANHFLIYFDIPPSQVSKIENDCKRNLSIVRATIYKPSEPSNTECTLHEELLPPAYRPSVQKLLEESRKYRKEPKFKYNSGLDYYPFMR, encoded by the exons ATGCCGACTTATGAAATGCCACTATTATTACGATTGTCAAACAAG cCGGAATATGTAACTGCTTTAAAGAATGTGGCGAATTCAATATTCGAAACAGGTggatttattagaaaaattgaaaattggggTACTAGGGCACTTCCATGTAAAACAAATGCCCATGGTAAAATTCATACAGAAGCTAA tcattttctaatttattttgaTATACCACCATCTCAAGTTTCTAAGATCGAAAATGACTGTAAAAGAAACCTGAGTATCGTTAGAGCAACTATATATAAACCATCTGAACCATCAAACACAGAATGTACACTACACGAAGAATTACTACCTCCAGCTTATAG ACCTAGCGTTCAGAAGCTTTTGGAAGAAAGCAGGAAATATAGAAAGGAACCTAAATTTAAGTATAATTCTGGTCTTGATTATTATCCTTTTATGAGatga